One segment of Theobroma cacao cultivar B97-61/B2 chromosome 9, Criollo_cocoa_genome_V2, whole genome shotgun sequence DNA contains the following:
- the LOC18588884 gene encoding uncharacterized protein LOC18588884, with amino-acid sequence MVIMGIQKPAWLEALYSQKFFVGCSYHETAKKNEKNVYCLDCCISICPHCIPSHRFHRLLQVRRYVYHDVVRLEDLQKLIDCSNVQAYTINSAKVVFIKKRPQNRQFKGAGNYCTSCDRSLQEPFIHCSLGCKVDFVLKHYKDLSAFLRKCNTLTLSPDFLIPQDMGEDEMTNETPHSTIVDSDEPMSWSSGSSGSENMSMAYSSDQIVRKKRSGLYLCGRSANKVSDEDMATSMSRRKGIPHRSPLC; translated from the exons GGAATTCAGAAGCCTGCATGGTTGGAAGCCCTTTATTCTCAGAAATTCTTCGTGGGGTGTTCTTACCATGAAACTGCAAAGAAGAATGAAAAGAACGTGTATTGCTTGGATTGTTGCATTAGTATCTGCCCTCATTGCATACCCTCACATCGTTTTCACAGGCTTCTTCAGGTTCGTCGGTACGTATATCATGATGTTGTCAGATTGGAAGATCTCCAAAAGCTTATAGATTGCTCTAATGTTCAG GCCTATACTATTAACAGTGCTAAAGTGGTGTTCATCAAGAAGAGACCTCAAAACAGGCAATTCAAAGGGGCCGGAAACTATTGTACTTCCTGTGACAGAAGTCTCCAAGAACCTTTTATTCATTGCTCTCTGGGGTGcaag GTGGATTTTGTGCTGAAACACTACAAAGACCTCTCTGCATTCTTAAGGAAATGCAACACTTTAACTCTGAGCCCTGATTTCCTGATTCCACAAGACATGGGAGAGGATGAAATGACAAACGAGACACCGCATTCAACAATTGTAGACAGCGATGAGCCGATGAGCTGGTCTTCAGGGTCATCAGGGTCAGAGAACATGAGCATGGCATACAGTAGTGATCAGATTGTGAGGAAGAAGAGAAGTGGGCTATATTTGTGTGGGAGATCAGCTAATAAGGTTTCTGATGAGGACATGGCTACAAGCATGAGTAGAAGAAAAGGCATTCCCCACAGATCTCCTCTATGTTAG